Below is a genomic region from Treponema sp. OMZ 798.
GATTGCCTTCGGAGTAATGGTATTGACTGTAATTCTATCAATAATGAACGGTCTTCAAATGGGTTATATCGATACAATTATGCAGGTAAGCTCAGGGCATATAAGGTTATACGGCGAAAAAGAAGATTTAACAAAAGCCGAAAATTTAAACCTTCATGAAGCCTTTTTTATTTTTCAAGAATCCCAAACTCTTATGCAGGGAAATTACGGCAGGCAGCACGGCGTTTTAATCCGCGCAGTGGAAGAAGATATAATGCAAAAAGATAAGGGCTTTTGTGAGGCCTTAAAAATATCTTATGGGTCCTTTAACATCTTAAAAGAAGATGCCGTTATTTTGGGGTATGAGCTGGCCCGCCAGCTTGGCGTAAAGGTTGGGGATAACGTAAATATTATAGCCGCCTCAGGCTCATCCGAGACAAGCCTTTTTCCTGAAAATCAAGACTTAACTGTTACGGGTATTTTTAAGACCGGATATTATGAGGTCGATTCTTCGTTTGCTTTTATATCGTTAGAAAGCGGAGAAAAACTATTCGGAAAAGAATCAAAGCTGTATGCCTCCGTCAAACTACAAAATCAAAACAATGATGCCGCCTATATATCATCCCTAAATGCTTCCTCGATTAACTTAAAATCGGAATCATGGCGCTCTTATAATCATGCTTTTTTCGGGGCTCTTAGAATAGAAAAAAATATGATGATGCTTTTGGTGTTTTTGATTTTCTTGGTTGTGTCGGTTAATATCTATAACGGAATGAGACGTTCAATTTATGAAAGACGGGAGGAAATTTCCGTATTGTCATCTCTTGGTGCATATTCAAAACACATTCAGGCTCTTTTTATTGCAAACGGATTTACGATAGGTTTGATAGGGGCAAGTGCCGGCCTTTTATTGGGTCTTTTGCTCTCGGTTCAAATAAATTCCATTTTTGCTTTAATAGAAAATATAGTCAATTCGGTCTTGACCTTTGTATTTATCTTATTTCAAAGTTCGTCCGATGCGGATTTTGCAGTATTCAGTCCTGTCTATTTTTATATGGAAACCGTTCCTGTCAGAATATTTTTTAATGAAATTTTGCTCATTTTTTTATTCGGCATTTTTTCGTCATCCGCTGCCGCAATGGCAGCTTCAAGGCGCATATTAAAATTAAAGCCTGCGGAGGTATTACGCTATGAGTAGGAATATTGTTTTAATTTCCAATTTAACCAAAACATTTTCTTCGGCAAGCGAAAAGCTCGTTATATTCGATAAGCTTAATTTTTCCATTGAAGAAGGGAAAAAGATTTCGATTACCGGAGAATCAGGTTCGGGTAAAAGTACCTTTTTAAATATCTTGGGCGGCCTTGAGTCGGCAGACAGCGGAGAAATCCTGGCAGGCTCTTATAAGGTTCATTCCCTCGATGAAAAATCCCTCACCGAGTACCGAAGTTCATTTTTAGGTTTGGTTTTTCAGTTTCATTATTTGTTAAAAGATTTTACCGCTCTTGAAAACGTAATGCTTCCTGCCCTGATTGCAGGAAAGCCTAAAAAAGAAATAAAAGAAAAAGCTCTCTCTCTCTTGGAGGATGTAAAGTTGGCAGAACGCAAAGGCCATTTTCCTTCTCAGCTTTCCGGAGGAGAAAGACAGAGGGTTGCAGTTGCCCGCTCCTTGATAAACAGCCCCTCTCTTATTCTTGCAGATGAACCCACCGGAAACTTGGACCCTGCAAATGCCGAGACCGT
It encodes:
- a CDS encoding ABC transporter permease is translated as MKKRNYRWIFFVLHRFNSADTKGRSSIATLFSILGIAFGVMVLTVILSIMNGLQMGYIDTIMQVSSGHIRLYGEKEDLTKAENLNLHEAFFIFQESQTLMQGNYGRQHGVLIRAVEEDIMQKDKGFCEALKISYGSFNILKEDAVILGYELARQLGVKVGDNVNIIAASGSSETSLFPENQDLTVTGIFKTGYYEVDSSFAFISLESGEKLFGKESKLYASVKLQNQNNDAAYISSLNASSINLKSESWRSYNHAFFGALRIEKNMMMLLVFLIFLVVSVNIYNGMRRSIYERREEISVLSSLGAYSKHIQALFIANGFTIGLIGASAGLLLGLLLSVQINSIFALIENIVNSVLTFVFILFQSSSDADFAVFSPVYFYMETVPVRIFFNEILLIFLFGIFSSSAAAMAASRRILKLKPAEVLRYE
- a CDS encoding ABC transporter ATP-binding protein; this translates as MSRNIVLISNLTKTFSSASEKLVIFDKLNFSIEEGKKISITGESGSGKSTFLNILGGLESADSGEILAGSYKVHSLDEKSLTEYRSSFLGLVFQFHYLLKDFTALENVMLPALIAGKPKKEIKEKALSLLEDVKLAERKGHFPSQLSGGERQRVAVARSLINSPSLILADEPTGNLDPANAETVQNLLFSVVDKHKKTLVLVTHDQKIASMTDISYKLYKGNLEEV